From a single Actinomycetota bacterium genomic region:
- a CDS encoding aminotransferase class I/II-fold pyridoxal phosphate-dependent enzyme, which produces MKSVSDLAIFSKKPAFDEKLHVGRPNIPDETAFLEMVKGVPERRWLTNNGPLVNQFEEEIARFLGVKHAIPICNGTVALEIAIRALKMEGEVIVPSFTFVAIAHSLKWQGIEPVFCDIKSDDFTIDPAKIEELITERTTGIVGVHLWGRACDAEALEVIAKERGLKLLFDAAHSFACSHGAKMVGSFGAAEVLSFHATKFINTLEGGAITTNDDELAKRIRLIKNFGFSGMDNVIYLGTNGKMNEISAAMGLCMLAEMERLIEINRSHYHLYLSELDGVGGLIVRPYEENNNNNYQYVVVMVDEEEAGLSRDQLLKVLHGENIIARRYFYPSCHNMEPYRTLCPEAGKNLPETELASNMVICLPTGSAVSADDIKKVCEIIRLALSEPERVKEGLG; this is translated from the coding sequence TTGAAATCCGTTTCTGATCTTGCCATATTCTCCAAGAAGCCAGCCTTTGATGAAAAACTCCACGTCGGTCGGCCCAATATCCCTGATGAAACGGCGTTTTTGGAGATGGTCAAAGGGGTCCCTGAAAGAAGATGGCTCACCAATAACGGACCCTTGGTGAACCAATTCGAAGAGGAGATAGCCCGCTTCCTTGGCGTAAAGCACGCCATTCCCATCTGCAATGGCACGGTCGCCCTAGAGATCGCGATCCGCGCTCTAAAGATGGAGGGCGAGGTGATCGTGCCTTCCTTCACCTTCGTGGCGATCGCCCACTCCCTAAAATGGCAGGGGATTGAGCCGGTCTTTTGCGACATCAAATCCGATGATTTCACCATCGATCCAGCAAAAATCGAAGAGCTCATCACCGAAAGAACGACGGGAATCGTCGGCGTTCACCTCTGGGGGCGGGCCTGCGACGCAGAGGCCCTTGAGGTGATCGCCAAAGAGCGCGGCTTAAAGCTGCTCTTCGATGCCGCTCACTCCTTTGCCTGCAGTCACGGGGCCAAGATGGTCGGCTCCTTTGGGGCCGCCGAGGTCTTAAGTTTTCACGCTACCAAGTTCATCAACACTTTGGAGGGCGGGGCGATCACCACCAACGATGATGAGCTGGCCAAAAGGATTCGCCTGATAAAGAACTTCGGCTTTTCCGGCATGGATAATGTGATCTATCTTGGCACAAACGGCAAAATGAACGAGATCTCGGCCGCCATGGGCCTTTGTATGCTCGCCGAAATGGAGAGGCTGATCGAGATAAACCGGAGCCATTACCACCTCTACCTAAGCGAGCTCGATGGAGTTGGCGGTCTTATCGTCCGCCCTTACGAGGAGAATAATAATAACAATTACCAGTACGTGGTGGTCATGGTCGATGAAGAGGAGGCCGGACTCTCCCGCGACCAGCTCCTCAAAGTCCTTCACGGCGAAAACATCATCGCCCGCCGCTATTTCTATCCGAGCTGCCACAACATGGAGCCCTATCGCACGCTTTGCCCAGAGGCCGGAAAGAATCTGCCCGAGACCGAGCTGGCTTCAAATATGGTGATCTGTCTGCCTACCGGCTCAGCCGTAAGCGCTGATGATATAAAGAAGGTCTGCGAGATAATCCGCCTGGCTTTGAGCGAGCCGGAAAGGGTTAAAGAAGGGCTTGGCTAG
- the csrA gene encoding carbon storage regulator CsrA, with translation MLILSRKKDESIVIGSDVEIVIVAVEGETVKIGINAPKDVSVYRREIYDQIEAANKEALKTSLGALDNVSSATLAKMNDRAKKSK, from the coding sequence ATGCTGATCTTGTCGCGCAAAAAAGATGAGAGCATAGTAATCGGCAGTGACGTGGAGATCGTAATCGTTGCCGTCGAGGGAGAGACCGTCAAGATCGGCATAAACGCACCAAAGGACGTCTCGGTATATCGAAGAGAGATATATGATCAGATCGAGGCGGCCAACAAGGAAGCCTTAAAGACGTCGCTCGGAGCGCTCGACAATGTCAGTTCGGCGACTCTGGCCAAGATGAACGATAGGGCCAAAAAAAGCAAGTGA
- a CDS encoding flagellar assembly protein FliW, with product MASIIKIKTDRFGEIEIDAGKIIRFLESLPGLPESLSFVLIPHKEDSPFMWFQSTELSNLAFIVIDPYVCVGEYNPSIEAEDLKSLSLGGYPDEDALMLGMVSIPQDVSEMTVNLVAPILINLKTKLAKQVILDDCKYSIRQKILP from the coding sequence TTGGCTTCCATTATAAAGATAAAGACGGATCGTTTTGGAGAGATCGAGATAGATGCCGGTAAGATTATCAGGTTCTTAGAGAGCCTGCCCGGTCTTCCCGAGAGCTTAAGTTTCGTGCTGATACCCCACAAGGAGGATAGTCCGTTCATGTGGTTTCAATCGACCGAGCTTTCCAATCTCGCCTTCATCGTGATCGATCCCTACGTCTGCGTCGGTGAGTATAACCCCAGCATCGAAGCGGAAGATCTGAAATCCCTATCACTCGGCGGCTATCCCGACGAGGATGCCCTGATGCTCGGGATGGTCTCCATCCCTCAGGACGTCAGCGAGATGACCGTAAACCTGGTCGCTCCCATCCTCATCAACCTCAAGACCAAGTTAGCGAAACAGGTCATCCTGGATGACTGCAAATATTCGATAAGGCAAAAGATACTCCCTTAA
- a CDS encoding DUF6470 family protein produces MEAAEMDAIRISSEYPIVRIDSSKPRAEMGLPTPLQLGKKGADEGVAAAKAGASNRAVKGDILAKFTEVRVADMVKGSSDQKKKFNMGQTPKSWPAIEWKEGWS; encoded by the coding sequence TTGGAGGCAGCCGAAATGGATGCCATAAGGATAAGCAGTGAGTACCCGATAGTTAGGATCGACTCATCCAAGCCCAGGGCCGAGATGGGTCTTCCAACCCCGCTTCAGCTTGGCAAGAAAGGGGCAGATGAGGGCGTAGCGGCCGCCAAGGCGGGCGCGTCTAACAGGGCAGTCAAGGGAGATATCTTGGCCAAATTTACCGAAGTTAGAGTGGCCGATATGGTAAAGGGCAGTAGCGATCAGAAGAAGAAATTCAACATGGGCCAAACTCCAAAGAGCTGGCCGGCCATAGAATGGAAGGAAGGGTGGTCATAG
- the flgL gene encoding flagellar hook-associated protein FlgL → MRVTNKMVQARILTNLNSSMGRLNMLQNQLSTGKLFSSPSEDPIAAAQSLSIKSIIKDIEQYQKNINSATAWIDIAETSMSDVVSTVQKSREIAVAGASGTASADDREALAKEVDQLLEGLVTVANTSYGGKYIFAGFRTTAEPFAKVGDPITSVAYNGDGGEILYETESGIKVAVNIPGSEIFGGPNNSFNALIDLRDHLLAGNTAALTADIGLIDQALEQVQDKRSIFGARANRLEAADNRLTDRMINLKKLLAKTEDIDMAEVIMNLKMEENVYQAALAAGSRVMQMSLLDYLK, encoded by the coding sequence ATGAGAGTCACCAACAAGATGGTTCAGGCGAGAATACTTACCAACCTTAACAGCAGCATGGGGCGGCTGAACATGCTTCAGAACCAGCTCTCGACGGGCAAGCTCTTCTCTAGCCCTTCCGAAGACCCCATCGCAGCCGCTCAATCTCTATCAATAAAGAGCATCATCAAAGATATCGAGCAGTATCAGAAGAATATCAACTCGGCTACGGCCTGGATCGATATCGCCGAAACTTCGATGAGCGATGTCGTCTCGACCGTCCAAAAGAGCAGAGAGATCGCAGTGGCCGGTGCGAGCGGCACGGCTTCGGCCGATGATCGCGAGGCCCTGGCCAAAGAGGTTGATCAACTCTTGGAGGGCCTTGTAACCGTGGCCAATACCTCATACGGGGGCAAGTATATCTTCGCCGGTTTTCGCACCACGGCAGAGCCCTTTGCCAAGGTGGGCGATCCCATCACCTCGGTCGCCTACAACGGAGACGGTGGAGAGATTCTCTATGAGACCGAGAGCGGCATAAAGGTTGCGGTAAATATCCCCGGCTCGGAGATCTTCGGCGGTCCAAACAATTCGTTCAATGCCCTGATCGATCTGAGAGATCACCTCCTGGCCGGCAATACGGCGGCCCTTACAGCCGACATCGGTCTGATCGATCAGGCTCTCGAGCAGGTTCAGGATAAGAGGTCCATCTTTGGGGCCAGGGCCAACCGCTTGGAAGCGGCCGACAATAGATTGACCGACCGGATGATAAATCTAAAGAAGCTCCTGGCCAAGACGGAAGACATAGATATGGCCGAGGTCATCATGAACCTCAAGATGGAGGAGAACGTCTACCAAGCCGCCCTGGCGGCCGGCTCGAGAGTTATGCAGATGTCCCTTCTCGATTATCTTAAGTAA
- the flgK gene encoding flagellar hook-associated protein FlgK produces MGSAFFGLEIATRSLRAQQRGMEVTGHNIANANTPGFSRQRAVLATTDPYPVPAFNRPLVGGQIGTGVKIEAIQRVRDAFLDTQIRKESLSLGSWQSIETALEQVEVIFNEPSESGLSKVMSDFWNAWQELAKDPSSQVARVSLREQSTTLTGAINHAYAQLEELKNNLDGDIEIKVDQINTIARQIRDLNESIIKFESTGDSANDLRDKRDLLLDELSKVINFSVTESDNGGVLIYIKNKTLVSDVEMLELTTTPGPLNDSFLKVIWADDLSDVSITNGSLNGLIEARDDYINFYMDELDQLTAGIIAQVNDIHEDGFALDGVTTGLDFFTGTGAADIAVNSIFSDLSLIAASMSGEAGDGLNALAIAGLKRTLTMNGATATFDDFYKSTISSLGVDIQEANRLVVNERLLIEQLNNRKESVSGVSLDEEVVNLLKYQRAYEAASRLITVMDEMLDKLINGTGSVGR; encoded by the coding sequence ATGGGATCCGCTTTTTTTGGTTTAGAGATTGCTACCAGGTCCCTTAGGGCTCAACAGAGGGGCATGGAAGTTACCGGCCACAACATCGCAAACGCAAATACGCCAGGTTTCAGCCGGCAGAGGGCGGTTCTGGCGACGACCGATCCGTATCCCGTTCCGGCTTTCAACCGGCCCTTAGTTGGCGGCCAGATCGGGACGGGTGTCAAGATAGAGGCGATCCAGCGGGTGAGGGATGCCTTCCTGGATACCCAGATCCGCAAGGAATCTCTCTCTTTGGGCAGTTGGCAGTCGATCGAGACGGCTTTAGAGCAGGTAGAAGTGATCTTCAATGAGCCGAGTGAGTCGGGCCTTTCCAAGGTCATGAGCGACTTCTGGAATGCCTGGCAGGAACTGGCCAAAGATCCCTCCAGTCAAGTGGCCAGGGTGAGCCTTAGGGAGCAGAGCACCACCTTAACCGGTGCCATCAACCATGCCTACGCTCAACTGGAAGAGCTGAAGAACAACTTAGACGGCGACATCGAGATCAAGGTGGATCAGATAAACACTATCGCCCGCCAGATCAGGGATCTCAACGAGTCGATAATCAAGTTCGAATCGACCGGCGACAGCGCAAACGACCTTCGCGACAAGCGCGACCTCCTCTTGGACGAGCTCTCCAAAGTCATAAATTTCTCGGTCACTGAGTCGGATAACGGCGGGGTCCTCATATATATCAAGAATAAGACCCTGGTCAGCGACGTCGAGATGCTGGAGCTGACAACCACCCCAGGTCCCTTGAACGACAGTTTCTTGAAGGTCATCTGGGCTGACGATCTCTCCGATGTCAGCATCACAAACGGCAGCTTAAACGGTCTCATCGAGGCCAGGGACGATTACATAAATTTCTATATGGATGAGCTGGATCAGCTCACAGCCGGGATAATCGCCCAGGTTAACGACATTCACGAGGACGGTTTTGCCCTTGATGGCGTAACGACTGGGCTCGACTTCTTCACGGGGACCGGGGCGGCCGACATTGCGGTCAACTCGATCTTTAGCGATCTCTCCCTGATAGCGGCCTCGATGAGCGGCGAAGCTGGAGATGGCTTGAACGCTCTAGCTATCGCCGGACTCAAGAGGACGCTTACCATGAACGGAGCCACGGCCACCTTCGACGATTTCTACAAATCGACCATCTCATCGCTTGGCGTCGATATCCAGGAGGCGAACCGTCTGGTCGTAAACGAAAGGCTTTTGATAGAACAATTGAACAACCGCAAAGAGTCGGTCTCGGGCGTCTCGCTCGACGAAGAGGTGGTAAACCTGCTCAAGTATCAGCGGGCCTATGAGGCGGCCTCCAGGTTGATCACCGTAATGGACGAAATGCTCGATAAACTGATAAACGGCACCGGCTCGGTCGGCAGATAG
- a CDS encoding flagellar protein FlgN, protein MAGKISELIEILKEESRVYKDLLDLTERERDIIVSGKAAEIEAVTKDIEKLLAVSSRLEKDRLVSFETFKEKRGLSEAKTLSDLAAHIEGDAAREIRLIQDEMSKVVKRLSEASKTNAELLKKNLGYVEFLLKNLSGDQTYQLDASKRNSSGPKIFNARA, encoded by the coding sequence TTGGCTGGAAAAATCTCTGAACTCATAGAAATCCTCAAAGAAGAGAGCAGGGTTTATAAAGATCTTCTTGATCTCACCGAGAGAGAAAGGGATATCATCGTCTCGGGCAAGGCCGCCGAAATCGAGGCAGTGACCAAGGATATCGAAAAGCTTTTAGCCGTCTCCAGCCGACTCGAAAAGGATCGCCTCGTCTCCTTCGAAACCTTCAAAGAGAAGAGGGGTCTTAGCGAAGCTAAAACACTTAGCGATCTTGCCGCCCACATAGAAGGGGATGCGGCAAGAGAGATAAGGTTGATCCAGGATGAGATGAGCAAGGTGGTAAAGAGACTTAGCGAGGCGAGCAAGACCAACGCCGAGCTGCTCAAGAAGAACTTGGGATACGTGGAATTCCTCTTAAAGAACCTGTCGGGCGATCAGACCTACCAGTTGGATGCCTCCAAAAGGAATTCGTCAGGTCCAAAAATATTCAATGCCAGAGCTTAG
- the flgM gene encoding flagellar biosynthesis anti-sigma factor FlgM encodes MKISDNQIEKVLQSYVKQLAEAQKEAASSQASPKEAEGKKNEPADTVTIAEKSRELAKAMDAYKKLPNVREEKVKEVKDLIDSGNYDVSSSEIAEKMIYRSIIDKLV; translated from the coding sequence ATGAAAATTTCAGACAATCAGATCGAGAAGGTTCTTCAGAGCTACGTCAAGCAGCTTGCAGAGGCCCAGAAGGAGGCGGCCTCGTCTCAGGCCAGCCCAAAAGAGGCAGAGGGCAAAAAGAATGAGCCAGCCGATACCGTGACCATCGCCGAAAAGAGCCGCGAGCTTGCCAAGGCCATGGATGCCTACAAGAAGTTGCCCAATGTTCGTGAAGAGAAGGTAAAAGAGGTCAAGGACCTCATCGATAGTGGTAACTATGACGTCTCGAGCAGCGAAATCGCCGAAAAGATGATCTATAGGAGCATCATAGACAAGCTTGTTTAA
- a CDS encoding MerR family transcriptional regulator codes for MKLANCSECGKIFKSNGDDICPDCVVLEGEDLDRVKAFLRDNRLAGIAEVSEATGVDESKIVKFVKDNRLVVTSPIPGVELECERCGKPILGGRFCSVCANSLKSTFKDAKFEDERPSGQGMLSRDLINRQGK; via the coding sequence TTGAAGCTGGCAAATTGCAGTGAATGCGGCAAGATTTTTAAATCAAACGGCGACGATATCTGTCCCGATTGTGTCGTTTTGGAGGGCGAGGATCTCGATAGGGTCAAGGCCTTCTTAAGGGATAATCGTCTGGCCGGAATAGCCGAGGTGAGCGAGGCAACCGGGGTGGATGAATCCAAGATCGTCAAGTTCGTCAAGGATAACCGACTGGTAGTCACAAGCCCGATACCCGGCGTCGAACTGGAATGCGAGCGCTGCGGCAAACCGATCCTGGGTGGCCGCTTCTGTAGCGTCTGCGCAAATAGCTTGAAGAGCACCTTTAAGGATGCTAAGTTTGAAGATGAGAGGCCGAGCGGTCAAGGGATGTTAAGCCGCGATCTGATCAACAGGCAGGGTAAGTAA
- the flgG gene encoding flagellar basal-body rod protein FlgG, with product MIRSLNISTMGLQVQQFNMDAIANNLANINTTAYKRQAVGFKDLLYTKTDLFGTPLLPGAAVTSQSQIGKGVAISQIRQIFDQGPLAETGQELDLAIDGDGFFQVKLADGTFAHTRDGTFSIDGASGNLITPGGNMLDPAIILPQGTVSFKVSEDGKVTATVVKTAEGSGEPMGATEEEVGQINLFKFPNPEGLLRLGNNLYAATEVSGAVTTGAPGAAGFGLAKQGFLEGSNVNLTDEMVNMMLALKAYQVNSKAIMNSDNMLSIANQIPK from the coding sequence ATGATAAGATCGCTCAATATTTCTACTATGGGTCTTCAGGTTCAGCAGTTCAACATGGATGCGATAGCCAACAATCTGGCCAACATAAATACTACGGCCTACAAAAGGCAAGCGGTAGGCTTCAAAGACCTCTTATATACCAAAACAGATCTCTTTGGCACCCCACTACTGCCAGGAGCGGCCGTGACCAGTCAATCTCAAATTGGTAAAGGGGTAGCTATCTCTCAAATACGGCAGATCTTCGACCAAGGGCCTTTGGCTGAAACCGGTCAGGAGTTGGATCTGGCCATCGATGGGGATGGTTTCTTTCAGGTTAAGCTGGCCGATGGTACCTTTGCACACACAAGAGATGGTACTTTCAGTATTGATGGGGCAAGCGGTAACCTCATAACCCCCGGCGGCAACATGTTAGATCCAGCCATAATCTTACCTCAGGGGACCGTTTCGTTCAAGGTATCCGAGGATGGCAAAGTCACCGCAACCGTGGTCAAAACGGCCGAGGGTTCTGGAGAGCCTATGGGTGCAACCGAAGAGGAGGTCGGTCAGATAAACCTATTCAAGTTTCCCAACCCCGAGGGCTTGTTGAGGCTGGGTAATAATCTATATGCTGCCACGGAGGTCTCGGGGGCGGTTACCACTGGGGCACCAGGGGCTGCTGGTTTTGGATTAGCCAAGCAAGGGTTCTTAGAGGGATCCAATGTCAATTTGACAGATGAGATGGTTAACATGATGCTTGCTCTTAAAGCTTACCAGGTAAACTCCAAGGCAATCATGAATTCGGACAATATGCTCTCGATCGCAAATCAGATACCGAAATAA
- a CDS encoding flagellar hook-basal body protein, with translation MIRGLYASALGMLAQMNKNDVIANNLANVNTNGYKRDAASVVSFSLAPIKSVEGSAPSAQTPSVGYLGMGVGLGKTVFDPTQGALRQTGGELDFAISGEAFFTVQTPSGNMYTRNGSFSLDSTGQLVDGNGYLVLGQDGPIKIEGSEVVADLLGNIYVDGVKKDTFKIVAVEKAEGEGQAKALKTQDVFKKEGNGLFSAASEPAAATGFQVVQGTVETSNVDLAREMTEMIATFRAYEANQQAISSHNETLGKAVNEVGRLR, from the coding sequence ATGATACGGGGTCTATATGCTTCGGCTCTTGGAATGCTCGCCCAGATGAATAAGAATGATGTCATCGCCAACAACTTGGCCAACGTAAATACAAATGGTTACAAGAGAGATGCCGCTTCGGTCGTATCCTTTTCACTTGCCCCGATCAAATCGGTAGAAGGTAGCGCTCCTTCTGCGCAAACACCTTCTGTTGGCTATCTTGGCATGGGCGTTGGACTGGGCAAGACGGTTTTTGACCCAACCCAAGGGGCCCTACGGCAGACTGGTGGTGAACTCGATTTTGCCATCTCGGGCGAAGCCTTCTTCACCGTTCAGACGCCTAGCGGCAATATGTATACCAGAAACGGTTCGTTTAGTCTGGATAGCACTGGGCAGCTCGTTGACGGTAATGGCTACCTGGTTTTAGGGCAAGACGGACCGATCAAAATAGAGGGGAGTGAGGTGGTCGCCGATTTATTGGGCAACATCTATGTGGATGGGGTCAAGAAAGATACCTTCAAGATAGTTGCGGTAGAAAAAGCAGAAGGCGAGGGCCAGGCCAAGGCGCTAAAAACGCAGGATGTCTTCAAAAAGGAAGGGAACGGGCTTTTCAGCGCGGCAAGCGAACCAGCAGCCGCAACGGGCTTCCAGGTCGTCCAAGGTACGGTGGAAACTTCCAATGTCGATCTGGCCAGAGAGATGACCGAAATGATAGCGACCTTCCGAGCTTATGAGGCTAATCAGCAGGCTATATCGAGCCACAATGAGACGCTGGGTAAAGCGGTAAATGAAGTGGGCAGATTGAGATAA
- a CDS encoding EscU/YscU/HrcU family type III secretion system export apparatus switch protein, whose translation MKDEKRGSKRERAIALAYNPEIDRAPVVMAKGAGDLAKRIKEIAEEFAIPIYSDPSLVEVLAKLEVNQEIPALLYKAIAEILVFVYQADKSYEGRARPKG comes from the coding sequence ATGAAGGATGAGAAGCGGGGCTCAAAGCGGGAGCGGGCCATAGCCCTCGCCTATAATCCAGAAATCGACCGGGCTCCGGTCGTGATGGCCAAGGGAGCCGGGGATTTGGCAAAGAGGATAAAGGAGATCGCAGAGGAATTTGCCATCCCAATATACAGCGACCCCTCTTTAGTCGAGGTCCTGGCCAAGCTCGAAGTGAATCAGGAGATACCGGCCCTCCTCTACAAGGCGATAGCCGAGATTTTAGTTTTCGTCTATCAGGCCGATAAATCATATGAGGGAAGAGCCCGTCCAAAGGGCTGA
- a CDS encoding chemotaxis protein CheX, whose product MLKVEFINPFIEAAFEIFESEVGMAIEKGNLSVHTTSQTSQDINVMVGVTGSIRGQIIYGMEEKTAKKIAGEMIGQPVPLFDELAQSAIGELGNMITGLASTKLEATGYPSALTPPTIIQGKNVIISTLDAQRIYLVVKSHLGDIEISIALRESSKSN is encoded by the coding sequence ATGCTCAAAGTTGAATTTATAAATCCTTTCATCGAGGCCGCTTTCGAGATATTCGAGAGCGAGGTAGGCATGGCCATCGAGAAGGGCAATCTATCGGTTCATACCACATCACAAACATCGCAAGATATCAATGTCATGGTCGGGGTGACGGGCTCCATCCGTGGCCAGATCATCTACGGCATGGAGGAGAAGACGGCCAAAAAGATCGCCGGCGAGATGATAGGTCAGCCGGTGCCCCTCTTCGATGAGCTCGCCCAGAGCGCCATCGGCGAGCTTGGCAACATGATAACCGGTCTTGCCAGCACCAAGCTGGAAGCGACCGGTTATCCGTCGGCCTTAACCCCGCCGACGATCATCCAGGGTAAGAACGTCATCATCTCCACCCTGGATGCTCAGCGAATCTACCTTGTGGTAAAGTCTCATTTGGGCGACATCGAAATCAGCATCGCCCTTCGTGAGAGCAGTAAGAGCAATTAA
- a CDS encoding HDOD domain-containing protein, with translation MATDKNKELFEKLREKKLAKEAKGSAKEESSKAAHKKGDKDEAVKRILADVEELPPFNQIASRALNMINDPTSSAADIGRVIILDQALAAKILKMANSSYYGFARKVTTIGEAIVILGYNTLKSVVFALAMKKFFNQPVEGYGLDKDGIWRHSVACALASRVVAGKVRYIDPEEAFVAGLLHDVGKLILSEYVKEDYDLILNILATSDVTFIEAEESVLGFNHQQIGKMVAEKWNLPDKIGEAIGFHHRPHEAKVEPTLTSIVHLADFICLTLGIGIGVSGMLYSLESGALKTLGISDSMIDSLVSESMEAASEINTILGSNTMPGEGQEE, from the coding sequence ATGGCAACCGATAAAAACAAGGAATTATTCGAAAAGTTAAGAGAGAAGAAGCTCGCCAAGGAGGCCAAGGGATCGGCCAAGGAGGAATCCTCCAAGGCTGCCCACAAAAAGGGCGACAAGGACGAGGCCGTGAAGAGAATCCTGGCCGATGTCGAGGAATTGCCCCCCTTCAACCAGATAGCTTCCAGGGCTCTCAACATGATCAACGATCCAACCTCGTCGGCGGCGGATATCGGCCGCGTCATCATCTTGGATCAGGCCTTGGCGGCCAAGATACTCAAGATGGCCAATTCCTCCTATTATGGGTTCGCCCGCAAGGTCACAACGATTGGCGAGGCCATCGTCATCTTAGGCTACAACACCCTAAAGAGCGTCGTCTTCGCTCTGGCCATGAAGAAGTTCTTCAATCAGCCGGTCGAGGGCTACGGCCTGGATAAGGATGGAATCTGGAGGCACTCGGTCGCCTGCGCCTTGGCATCAAGGGTGGTGGCCGGCAAGGTCCGCTATATCGATCCCGAAGAGGCCTTCGTGGCCGGACTCCTGCACGATGTGGGCAAACTGATCCTTAGCGAATACGTCAAAGAGGACTATGACCTGATACTCAACATCCTGGCCACAAGCGACGTCACATTCATTGAGGCCGAGGAGTCGGTCCTCGGTTTCAATCACCAGCAAATCGGCAAAATGGTTGCCGAAAAATGGAATCTGCCCGACAAGATCGGCGAGGCGATCGGCTTCCATCATCGTCCCCATGAGGCCAAAGTGGAGCCGACGCTGACATCCATAGTCCACCTGGCCGACTTTATCTGCTTGACTCTAGGCATAGGTATAGGGGTTTCGGGTATGCTCTATAGCCTGGAATCGGGCGCGTTAAAGACGCTTGGCATAAGTGACTCCATGATAGACAGCCTGGTCTCCGAAAGTATGGAAGCGGCTTCGGAGATAAATACGATCCTGGGGTCGAACACGATGCCCGGTGAAGGACAGGAGGAATAG